The Mesorhizobium loti genome includes a region encoding these proteins:
- a CDS encoding protein-L-isoaspartate(D-aspartate) O-methyltransferase, whose amino-acid sequence MNQGIDDREGFAAFLLRLRGRGTVPKALIAAFEATPRRGFLAAQFHQIAWSDRMLPIECGEAIEGADMQAAVIAALAIEQGNRVLEVGTGSGYTAAVMSRLAARVVTTDRYKTLVEQARQRFEALGIGNVIVRHADGSGGLPNEGPFDRIVAWAAFDSLPRFLLDQLSSGGIVIAPIGPEEGEQVLAKLTKVGSRFEREDIGLVRLQPILRSVAAII is encoded by the coding sequence ATGAACCAGGGGATCGATGACCGCGAAGGCTTTGCCGCCTTTCTGCTGCGCCTGCGCGGCCGGGGGACGGTGCCGAAGGCACTGATCGCGGCCTTCGAGGCGACGCCGCGGCGCGGTTTCCTGGCTGCTCAATTCCATCAGATCGCCTGGTCGGACCGGATGCTGCCGATCGAATGCGGCGAGGCGATCGAAGGCGCCGACATGCAGGCGGCGGTGATTGCGGCGCTCGCCATCGAGCAGGGCAACCGCGTGCTCGAGGTCGGCACCGGCTCCGGCTATACGGCGGCGGTGATGTCGCGGCTGGCGGCGCGGGTCGTCACCACCGATCGCTACAAGACGCTCGTCGAGCAGGCCAGGCAGCGTTTCGAGGCGCTCGGCATCGGCAATGTGATCGTGCGCCACGCCGATGGTTCCGGCGGCTTGCCGAATGAAGGGCCGTTCGACCGCATCGTCGCCTGGGCTGCCTTCGACAGCCTGCCGCGCTTCCTGCTCGACCAATTGTCGAGCGGTGGCATCGTCATCGCCCCGATCGGACCCGAGGAGGGCGAACAAGTGCTGGCCAAGCTGACCAAGGTCGGCAGCCGGTTCGAGCGCGAGGACATCGGCCTTGTCCGCCTGCAGCCGATTTTGCGCAGTGTCGCCGCTATTATCTAG